TGTTCCTTTGGCAGTAAATGAGTGGAACCCTGAGACAGCTCAGTCACCGCCGGACCTTACTGCTATGCCTCTCTGGGTGGATTTCAGAGGTGTTCCTGGATACCTCTACTCTCAGAAAGGTCTCAGCTTTCTGTCTCGTGCAGCAGGGAAATTTGTGAAGCTTCATCCTCAGACGGAGAGGTGCACGAGGCTGGATGTCGCACGAGTCTTGGTGGAAGTGAATTTGCAGAAACCTTTGGTCCATAAGCTTAGCTTCAAGGACAGAGATGGCTGCGATGCATCTGTTGCGATTGAGTACCCGTGGCTTCCACCTTATTGCAACCTCTGTAAGAGATGGGGTCACGTGGAAAAAGAGTGTGATGCTAAGATTACGATCATTCAGAGAACACAAGAGAGCTTGGGGGGAAAAGAACAGGGGCTGGAGAGTAGAGAAAGGGAGGCCGTGACTGGAAAAGAGATCGTTTTGGACCTGATAAAGGAGTTGGAGAACACAAACGTTGTTGCCTCAGTTGGGCTAAAGGAGGCTGTGAGTAAGAACGCTGGAGATGGCAACAATACAGGCGATTTGGGGAAGACTGATGATGGCAATCAATGGAAAACCCCGGACCAGCGGGAAAGAAGTATCTCTCCTCCTGGTCAGAAAGTAACAAATGAGGAAAAGGGGAACTCTGTCTCCTCGTCCAATGGTTTTGAGGTGCTACAAAATATACAGGAGGAAGGGGAAATAATGGATGACGAGGAGAGTGAGGAAGATGGGGGGGGAGAGGAGACGAATGTGGTGGGGAAAGTTGATGGCGGGAAGAGTGAAAAAGCAAGGGAGCTGGAGCCGGGTACCAAGCTCAATGGTATGGGAGCTAATCGTGGCAGGAAGCAAAGTAGGAAACCAATAGTAAGTGCAAAAGCCTTAATGCAAGCGCAGAATCAAAGTAAAAGAGCTTCCTCTCGGAAGCACTGATGACGTCTATCTTCTCATGGAATATGCGGGGATTCAACAAGCCTCGCAAGCATAATGCAGTGAAGCATTGGGTTCGAGCTGGAAGGTTGTCCTTGGGCTGCTTGCTAGAGACTCGTGTTCAAGCAGAAAATTTCCCTTGGATTTTCCAATCTACCTTTCCTGGCTGGTCAAGTCTCACTAACTATGATCACCACAGGTTAGAAAGAATTTGGGTGGTGTGGTCAGATGATGTGGAGGTAGTTCCGGTACTTATTAGTGCGCAGATGATAACGTGCTGGGTGAGATACCGACAAACAGGAGATACTTTCCTTGCTTCTTTCATCTACGCCTCAAATTTTGCAACCGAGAGGAAGCAACTTTGGAAGGAGCTAGAGTTGG
This genomic stretch from Raphanus sativus cultivar WK10039 chromosome 3, ASM80110v3, whole genome shotgun sequence harbors:
- the LOC108845422 gene encoding uncharacterized protein LOC108845422 gives rise to the protein MEEKSEGDGDKNLGLAIEGSSGEAPLGTAGPSDPPPREASLRLAGSGESSPKSYAQKVRDVSTIGDEITVEMEITDGVADIKIPEEVFVDAVPLWESFLVGYFMGDAPHIGTIHSTVNRIWGSPSNGAKIDVQFISKRTVLFRIDNAQMRARVLKRRYWYIGDVPLAVNEWNPETAQSPPDLTAMPLWVDFRGVPGYLYSQKGLSFLSRAAGKFVKLHPQTERCTRLDVARVLVEVNLQKPLVHKLSFKDRDGCDASVAIEYPWLPPYCNLCKRWGHVEKECDAKITIIQRTQESLGGKEQGLESREREAVTGKEIVLDLIKELENTNVVASVGLKEAVSKNAGDGNNTGDLGKTDDGNQWKTPDQRERSISPPGQKVTNEEKGNSVSSSNGFEVLQNIQEEGEIMDDEESEEDGGGEETNVVGKVDGGKSEKARELEPGTKLNGMGANRGRKQSRKPIVSAKALMQAQNQSKRASSRKH